From Penicillium psychrofluorescens genome assembly, chromosome: 1, one genomic window encodes:
- a CDS encoding uncharacterized protein (ID:PFLUO_000658-T1.cds;~source:funannotate): MASPGSSDNQAPSNPSTVWHPAQEWLEDDELDMDYHPAQDITEDDDDWEDHMDDESDDDGEGLEVSDAAENPHVTLGNIQIELATGDQDEQEQEGDHPRIPAARLFELLASSGLQHILQSNGWPGLAQEEDDEDDDEDDYYFSAFRNRPRTRRRTGPVEYPKVPSDEGKELMGEGHFGSDQYYVDRLKQRKKALAMNLMWRELGIDVHGVQKRADQAISQKLIPGSTADRIIHYDARSYSGQFSDDGNFFFCCAQDFRVRMYDTSNPYEWKYYKTVDYPFGRWTITDSTLSPDNRFLVYSSIRSKAYLATTDPEDDSDPTVLDFSAVPGRRRQRQGWGGPDFGIWSLRFSGDGRELVAGTDEDSVIVYDLETKQTVLNLRGRHQHHVNAVCFGDSSSPHILYSGSDDTTLRVWDRRSMGDGREAGVFMGHTEGLTYVDSKGDGRYVLSNGKDQTMKLWDLRKMMTTAKFDTIDPNIYTTDFDYRHGPYPDDYYEPHPHDCSVVTFRGHRVLKTLIRCHFSPPGSTNSRYVYSGSEDGKVYVYNLDATLAGTIDVRSATQNSRPREPDPFSAAYGMGGEMMWRTCVRDVSWHPNAPVLAASSWNGWGGSTGTCTVHSWNDGAADDEGDPPVGRNYDGKLRPIPEFNENRDNAPTIQSRRPLRSRPVRQLFVDSEPDSPEW, from the exons ATGGCCTCGCCCGGATCCTCTGACAACCAGGCGCCTTCAAACCCATCTACTGTGTGGCATCCAGCGCAGGAATggttggaagatgatgagctAGATATGGATTACCACCCGGCACAAGATATAaccgaggatgacgatgattGGGAGGACCACATGGACGATGAATCGGATGACGACGGCGAGGGGTTAGAAGTTTCAGACG CCGCAGAGAACCCGCATGTCACTCTTGGAAATATCCAAATTGAGCTTGCAACAGGTGATCAAGACGAGCAGGAACAGGAGGGGGATCACCCACGCA TTCCGGCCGCGCGGTTATTTGAATTACTCGCATCGAGCGGTCTCCAACACATACTCCAGTCCAACGGATGGCCCGGTCTAGcgcaggaagaggacgacgaagacgacgacgaagatgattATTATTTCAGTGCTTTCAGGAACCGGCCTAGAACCAGGCGGAGGACCGGGCCCGTTGAATACCCTAAAGTGCCTAGCGACGAGGGCAAAGAATTGATGGGAGAGGGCCATTTTGGATCCGACCAGTATTACGTGGATCGCCTGAAACAGCGCAAAAAGGCCCTTGCAATGAATTTAATGTGGAGAGAACTCGGAATTGATGTACATGGAGTGCAGAAGAGAGCGGACCAGGCTATTTCCCAG AAGCTGATACCGGGCTCCACCGCAGACCGGATTATCCATTACGACGCACGAAGTTACTCTGGACAGTTCTCGGACGACGGAaacttctttttttgctGTGCCCAGGACTTCCGGGTTCGGATGTACGATACATCAAATCCATACGAATGGAAATATTACAAGACTGTCGACTATCCTTTCGGCAGATGGACAATCACCGACTCTACGTTGAGTCCGGACAACCGGTTTCTCGTATACAGTTCAATACGAAGCAAAGCCTACCTTGCTACAACAGATCCGGAGGATGACTCGGACCCGACTGTGCTGGACTTTTCCGCAGTTCCCGGTCGGCGACGTCAGCGGCAGGGCTGGGGGGGTCCTGACTTTGGG ATTTGGTCACTGCGGTTCTCTGGAGACGGCCGGGAGCTCGTCGCGGGAACAGATGAGGATTCGGTGATTGTGTATGATCTCGAAACGAAACAGACAGTCCTCAATCTCCGAGGTCGCCACCAGCACCATGTCAACGCGGTCTGTTTCGGAgactcttcttctccacacATCCTCTACTCTGGCTCAGATGATACGACACTTCGAGTCTGGGATCGGCGGTCCATGGGCGATGGGCGCGAGGCAGGAGTATTCATGGGCCACACCGAGGGGCTGACCTACGTCGACAGCAAAGGTGATGGCCGATACGTGCTGTCAAACGGCAAAGACCAAACCATGAAGTTGTGGGATTTGCGAAAGATGATGACGACCGCCAAATTCGATACTATCGATCCCAACATCTATACAACTGACTTTGACTACCGCCATGGGCCATACCCAGACGACTATTACGAGCCACATCCGCACGACTGCTCAGTTGTCACGTTCCGTGGCCATCGCGTTCTCAAGACTCTGATCCGCTGCCACTTCTCTCCTCCCGGAAGTACCAACTCTCGGTATGTTTATAGCGGCAGTGAAGACGGCAAAGTATACGTGTACAACCTGGACGCCACCCTGGCTGGTACGATCGACGTGAGATCCGCAACGCAGAACTCGCGGCCCCGCGAGCCAGACCccttctcggcggcgtaTGGGATGGGCGGCGAGATGATGTGGCGGACCTGTGTTCGAGACGTTAGCTGGCACCCGAATGCGCCGGTCCTGGCAG CATCATCCTGGAACGGATGGGGCGGGTCAACGGGTACCTGCACGGTGCATTCCTGGAACGATGGTGCCGCAgacgacgagggcgaccCTCCAGTTGGTCGAAACTACGACGGCAAACTGCGGCCGATCCCCGAGTTCAACGAGAACCGTGACAATGCCCCGACCATTCAATCGCGCCGCCCACTGCGAAGCCGGCCTGTCCGGCAACTGTTTGTCGACAGTGAACCTGATTCACCGGAGTGGTAG
- a CDS encoding uncharacterized protein (ID:PFLUO_000659-T1.cds;~source:funannotate) codes for MTEHIQKLTECFRRLGNSGRAQLDFNEYANFLAFDVISDYSFGKSFGFLDKQSDHLNLIATVDARGEVLNALGHVPQFLRPLMKYFFLDPFWPNGLRATSKLATIGTDAYYLRKDQQDSRRDLLSFLFNAKDPGNGNPLSEKEIIAESISFIVGGSDTTSSTLTNVVDMVSRLPGVRRQLQAELDEAFPGQMPDSWVADFATANKLPVLNAVLRETMRFKPTSSTGLERVTPAGGKVVAGKYIPAGTLVSVPTLNIHHNSAIFAKPEEFDISRWLDSTSSTLLDSFYPFSLGPRACLGRNFAWMEMLKTLATIFRLFEMERVEVADSGIREGFFVKNKECHVKVSCR; via the exons ATGACCGAGCATATCCAGAAGCTAACGGAGTGTTTTCGCCGCTTGGGTAATTCTGGAAGAGCGCAGCTGGATTTCAACGAGTATG CAAATTTTTTAGCTTTCGACGTGATCA GTGATTATTCGTTTGGAAAATCATTCGGATTCCTGGACAAGCAGAGTGACCACCTCAACCTTATAGCAACAGTTGATGCCCGTGGAGAAGTTCTCAATGCACTAGGCCACGTCCCACAATTCCTCCGTCCTCTCATGAAATACTTTTTTCTGGACCCTTTCTGGCCCAACGGCCTGCGTGCAACGTCGAAATTGGCAACAATAGGCACAGACGCCTACTATCTCCGTAAAGACCAGCAGGACTCGCGACGAGATCTCCTCAGTTTCCTGTTCAATGCCAAAGATCCAGGGAATGGAAACCCTCTCTCCGAGAAAGAGATTATTGCCGAGTCCATCTCGTTTATCGTGGGTGGCAGTGATACCACCAGCTCAACCCTGACGAATGTCGTTGATATGGTCTCCCGCTTGCCGGGGGTCCGGAGACAGCTTCAGGCAGAGCTGGATGAGGCTTTTCCGGGACAGATGCCAGACAGCTGGGTGGCTGATTTTGCGACCGCTAATAAGCTTCCCGTTTTAAATGCGGTTCTGCGTGAGACGATGAGATTCAAGCCGACTAGTTCTACAGGCTTGGAGCGAGTGACGCCGGCTGGAGGAAAGGTGGTCGCTGGGAAATATATCCCAGCAGGT ACCTTGGTTAGTGTGCCTACATTGAATATCCACCATAACTCGGCCATTTTCGCCAAGCCGGAAGAATTTGATATATCGCGTTGGCTTGACAGCACATCTTCAACATTGCTGGATTCTTTTTACCCTTTCTCTCTAGGGCCACGCGCCTGCCTCGGGCGAAA CTTTGcatggatggagatgctgaaAACACTGGCCACAATCTTTAGGCTATTCGAGATGGAAAGGGTGGAAGTAGCGGATAGTGGCATTCGGGAAGGATTCTTTgtgaagaacaaggagtgCCATGTAAAGGTCTCCTGTAGATAA
- a CDS encoding uncharacterized protein (ID:PFLUO_000656-T1.cds;~source:funannotate) has translation MATEDDNFDIDIYGDGGGFNANEPDFKQDDSSELVLDAPENPPPENNVKVEQPEIKTEPSQPSAVTNGEHQTQTQQQQQQQQQQQQQQQQQQQQQQQPQPQEPAAPHGVKRKEYDDRSTDPDATPALLISDLFWWTTDDDIRGWVNQAECEDGLKDVTFSEHKVNGKSKGQAFVEFTTPQAATAAKHKIESLGLTGSSGRKHVVIYTNPHANPFKTLPKDAPMRKDNRAVGGGGGFNAGGNQNFGMNSMGGGGGGFRGGRGGGYNRGMGGNMGGGFNNRNNFNAMGGGGGGFQGGSGPNNMMGGFQGQPMGGGMQNYGFNNRGNMMGGMRGGPGGMRGGRGGNTMGGPNMMGGMPGMNPMGGMGMNPMAGGMGPMMGGMGGNMGMQGQGFQGPNQGFNQGFYNPNQGGGGDASWNPHGAKRSRQE, from the exons ATGGCGACCGAGGACGATAACTTCGATATTGACATCTACggggatggcggtggcttcAATGCCAACGAACCGGATTTTAAGCAGGACGACTCGTCGGAGCTTGTGCTAGACGCGCCCGAGAACCCGCCTCCGGAGAACAATGTGAAGGTCGAACAACCAGAAATAAAAACGGAACCCTCGCAGCCGTCGGCAGTGACCAATGGAGAGCATCAGACTCAGacccaacagcaacagcaacagcaacagcaacagcaacagcaacagcaacagcaacagcaacagcaacaacaaccacaaccacaagAGCCAGCCGCTCCGCACGGGGTGAAGCGCAAGGAATATGACGACCGATCAACGGACCCGGATGCCACGCCGGCACTGCTCATCTCAGACCTGTTCTGGTGGACAACCGATGACGATATTCGGGGGTGGGTCAACCAGGCCGAGTGCGAGGACGGGCTGAAGGATGTCACATTCAGCGAGCACAAGGTGAACGGGAAGAGCAAAGG CCAAGCATTCGTGGAATTCACCACTCCGCAAGCCGCTACAGCCGCGAAACACAAGATCGAGTCCCTGGGACTGACAGGTTCCTCCGGTCGCAAGCACGTGGTTATCTACACCAATCCGCACGCAAACCCATTCAAAACCCTCCCCAAGGACGCGCCAATGCGCAAAGACAACCGGGccgtcggcggtggcggcgggtTCAACGCTGGCGGCAACCAGAACTTCGGCATGAACTccatgggcggcggcggtggtggtttccgaggtggccgtggcggtggGTACAACCGTGGCATGGGCGGCAACATGGGAGGAGGCTTCAACAACCGCAACAACTTCAATGCCAtgggcggtggcggcggtggcttcCAGGGCGGATCCGGACCCAACAATATGATGGGTGGCTTCCAGGGCCAGCCGATGGGTGGTGGAATGCAGAACTACGGCTTCAATAACCGCGGCAACATGATGGGCGGCATGCGCGGTGGTCCGGGGGGGatgcgtggtggtcgtggtgggaATACCATGGGTGGACCGAACATGATGGGCGGCATGCCTGGTATGAATCCAATGGGAGGGATGGGGATGAATCCCATGGCCGGGGGCATGGGCCCAATGATGGGTGGAATGGGCGGCAACATGGGCATGCAAG GACAAGGCTTCCAGGGCCCCAACCAAGGCTTCAATCAGGGCTTCTACAACCCGAAccaaggcggtggtggtgatgcaTCGTGGAACCCGCACGGCGCGAAACGCAGCCGGCAGGAGTGA
- a CDS encoding uncharacterized protein (ID:PFLUO_000654-T1.cds;~source:funannotate) has protein sequence MADTAQRHPNLNLTPEEKRVFYQFFQAADTTNLGVITGEIAVPFFEKTKLAPDTLGLIWQIADRENRGLLTPSGFGIVLRLIGHAQAGRSPSEELALQPGPLPRFEGVTVDTTPESGTTSPPSSSGGPIRVPPLTAEDANKFVSLFEKSDTASEAARQIFERARLPNEVLGRIWGLSDTRQRGALDATEFIISMHLLTSYKSGALRGIPQTLPPGLYDAAARRGSARSSFSSRPEVPPVPAIPKQFSGGPHRTASPMSTGGRPTFGSPISAQPTGDWLVTPQEKAHFDTIFETVDTGKVGMITGDQAVAFFLKAQLPEEMLAQIWDLADIDADGQLTREEFAVAMYLVRMQRSGKDQLPQVLPPALIPPNMRRQPASPAAAPAPAPPLQAPPSVRSAADDLFGLDSPPAPQPQMPQSTGGSNNAFQTPGSPSSRASPPTVSTTFKPFVPTSTFGQSLQPQATGASAGASFTPRSPPPPSDDLLGDNDPEESKKLTQETTELANLSNQIGSLAKEMHTVQEKRSSAEQSLSQTSQQKRDFEARLAQARAMYEQEVANFKTLEERLNASKAETEKLSQQYALLDGSRQDLQNQYNQISTALTADQQENLSLKEKIRQANAEVAQLKPALEKARSGARQQKGLVAINKKQLATVEGERDKMQEEIDSVSKETPQYTDESATQATSVPEVTSPAASSVSQNTNPFFRRTMTGSSSERARSPEVSNDQQKAFDSLFGQSFAASPAAGAPPTSFRSQSPSAQPSTVESTGSSVPTPSVSPPPAILPGSLPGAFPSGSPIDPPTPSQSRQMTPNFLPFNENQSVTSSTMVSPPGSRFGAPETSGRATPSQAGASDALSVAESSDYSRAPPSTVEGFPARSPFDEVPGMLGQSQELPPSASSTVSPTEAQAEGKGDLTFDELFGSKAHKRSVSQNANDFEEAFASMKQGSAPEKTNGTSAAAPSEFPPIQEVHHDDDEDDESSDDEETLGFDDNFTPVSQKVEKPVQSLDAAQLAAFPTPGAAVSSSQPPAAEAQLSPPKYDETVSTEDTSHIPPEFNGLLPERSDPTAPPDAPHSVESATGAPMVGNEPQRDASPEPTTTAKTGAPDFAAAFAGHNLAPAQDAEDDEESDRENHDTKNAGDFDFSFDSPSQKQYRASPSDAGQAGSSDFFSFENNVQAPAAQAVTSSGDGPKAGGHDWDALFAPLDGAKAHTGEETNGAKEKQPGWALNNDSGEDDLILQRLTGMGFPRNDSLTALEKFDYNLDKAADYLTSLT, from the exons ATGGCTGACACTG CTCAACGGCATCCCAATCTCAACCTCACGCCTGAGGAGAAGCGCGTGTTCTACCAGTTCTTCCAGGCGGCCGATACCACCAATCTCGGCGTCATCACCGGCGAGATCGCCGTCCCGTTCTTCGAGAAGACAAAGCTAGCGCCCGATACTCTTGGTCTG ATATGGCAGATCGCGGATAGAGAAAACAGGGGTCTTTTGACTCCCTCTGGCTTTGGCATTGTCCTGCGATTGATTGGACATGCACAGGCTGGTCGCTCTCCTTCCGAGGAGCTGGCACTGCAAC CCGGTCCCCTGCCCCGATTCGAGGGGGTTACCGTCGATACTACACCGGAATCTGGCACCACGAGTCCTCCCTCGAGTTCTGGTGGACCTATTCGCGTGCCTCCCTTGACGGCCGAAGATGCCAACAAATTTGTCTCCCTTTTCGAGAAGTCAGATACTGCCA GCGAAGCGGCGAGACAAATCTTTGAACGGGCAAGATTGCCAAACGAGGTCCTCGGCCGGATATGGGGCTTGTCGGACACTAGACAGCGTGGTGCCCTCGATGCCACCGAGTTCATCATCTCAATGCACCTTCTGACCTCGTACAAGTCTGGCGCGTTGCGAGGTATTCCGCAGACACTGCCTCCGGGGCTATACGATGCGGCCGCTCGTCGCGGTTCCGCGCGGTCCTCCTTCAGCTCCCGACCGGAGGTTCCGCCTGTGCCAGCCATTCCAAAACAATTTTCTGGTGGTCCTCATCGGACTGCCAGCCCTATGAGCACAGGCGGTCGACCTACATTCGGAAGCCCGATCTCAGCCCAGCCTACCGGCGACTGGCTTGTCACACCGCAGGAGAAGGCACACTTTGATACCATCTTCGAAACTGTCGACACTGGCAAGGTGGGGATGATCACGGGTGACCAGGCCGTTGCTTTCTTCCTGAAGGCACAACTAccggaggagatgctggcgCAAATCTGGGACCTTGCAGATATCGATGCCGACGGCCAGTTGACTCGAGAGGAATTTGCTGTCGCCATGTACCTGGTTCGCATGCAACGGAGTGGCAAGGACCAACTGCCCCAGGTCCTGCCGCCTGCTCTGATCCCTCCCAACATGCGCCGCCAACCCGCttcgccagcggcggcccCGGCCCCGGCCCCTCCGCTCCAAGCTCCCCCTTCAGTGCGTTCTGCTGCCGACGATCTCTTTGGCCTGGATAGTCCACCGGCCCCCCAGCCGCAGATGCCTCAGTCCACTGGCGGGTCCAACAACGCGTTTCAAACCCCTGGGTCGCCATCCTCTAGAGCCTCACCTCCGACGGTGTCAACGACTTTCAAGCCGTTTGTTCCTACCTCGACCTTTGGCCAAAGCTTGCAGCCTCAAGCGACAGGAGCATCAGCTGGCGCTTCTTTTACTCCTCGATCGCCCCCTCCTCCGTCGGATGATCTACTTGGTGACAACGACCCAGAGGAGTCGAAGAAGCTTACCCAAGAGACTACTGAGCTGGCAAATCTTTCCAATCAAATTGGTTCATTGGCAAAGGAGATGCACACTGTGCAGGAAAAGCGAAGTTCGGCTGAACAGAGTCTTTCGCAAACATCACAGCAGAAGCGAGATTTCGAAGCGCGACTGGCCCAAGCGCGGGCCATGTATGAGCAGGAGGTGGCGAACTTCAAAACCCTCGAAGAACGGCTAAACGCTTCGAAGGCCGAGACCGAGAAGCTCAGCCAGCAATATGCTCTGCTCGACGGCAGCCGTCAGGATTTGCAGAACCAATACAACCAAATCTCTACGGCCTTGACTGCCGACCAACAGGAAAATCTCAGCCTCAAGGAAAAGATTCGTCAAGCCAATGCCGAAGTTGCCCAACTCAAgccggcgctggagaaggcgcGCTCTGGCGCTCGACAGCAGAAAGGTCTAGTCGCAATCAATAAAAAGCAACTGGCCACTGTTGAGGGTGAGCGGGATAAAATGcaggaggagattgataGCGTTTCGAAGGAGACTCCACAGTATACAGACGAATCTGCCACGCAGGCTACCAGTGTGCCTGAGGTCACCAGCCCCGCTGCTTCTTCTGTTAGCCAGAACACGAATCCCTTCTTCCGGAGAACTATGACGGGCAGCTCAAGTGAGCGTGCTCGTTCGCCCGAGGTCTCGAATGACCAACAGAAGGCATTTGACAGCCTCTTCGGCCAGTCGTTTGCGGCTTCACCTGCTGCAGGCGCGCCGCCAACCTCGTTCCGTTCCCAATCGCCTTCAGCCCAACCATCCACTGTTGAGTCTACTGGTTCTTCCGTGCCCACTCCGTCtgtctctcctcctcctgcaATTTTGCCTGGGTCATTGCCTGGAGCTTTCCCATCCGGCTCGCCTATTGATCCCCCGACTCCAAGCCAGTCGCGGCAGATGACCCCAAACTTTCTTCCTTTCAATGAGAACCAGTCAGTGACATCATCAACTATGGTGTCCCCTCCAGGCAGTCGATTTGGTGCCCCTGAAACCTCGGGGAGAGCAACCCCATCTCAAGCAGGCGCTAGCGATGCCCTCTCAGTTGCCGAGTCCAGCGACTACAGCCGTGCTCCACCTTCGACTGTAGAGGGTTTCCCTGCTCGGTCTCCATTCGATGAAGTCCCCGGGATGCTGGGCCAATCTCAGGAGCTTCCTCCCTCTGCGTCGTCGACAGTCTCTCCCACCGAGGCTCAGGCTGAAGGCAAAGGAGATCTCACATTTGATGAGCTCTTTGGCAGCAAAGCTCACAAGCGATCTGTGTCCCAAAATGCAAATGATTTCGAGGAGGCTTTTGCAAGCATGAAACAGGGTTCCGCACCCGAGAAAACGAACGGGACCTCAGCCGCAGCTCCATCGGAATTCCCTCCAATTCAGGAAGTCCACcatgacgacgatgaagatgacgaaagctctgatgatgaagagaccTTGGGTTTTGATGACAATTTCACACCTGTGTCGCAAAAGGTAGAGAAGCCGGTACAGTCTCTTGACGCCGCTCAGCTGGCAGCTTTCCCGACCCCTGGAGCCGCGGTTTCTTCTAGCCAGCCTCCTGCGGCCGAGGCCCAACTCAGTCCTCCCAAGTACGATGAGACTGTCTCCACGGAAGACACTAGCCACATTCCGCCAGAGTTCAACGGGCTTCTTCCCGAGCGTTCTGATCCTACTGCTCCTCCAGACGCACCTCATTCGGTAGAATCAGCCACTGGAGCGCCTATGGTGGGTAATGAGCCGCAGCGAGATGCCTCCCCGGAACCGACAACCACAGCCAAGACGGGAGCTCCGGACTTTGCCGCCGCCTTTGCCGGGCACAACCTCGCCCCTGCGCAggatgccgaagacgacgaagagtCCGACCGGGAGAACCACGATACCAAGAATGCCGGTGACTTTGACTTTTCCTTCGACTCGCCGTCTCAGAAACAGTACAGGGCTTCGCCCAGCGACGCGGGCCAGGCCGGGTCGTCTGATTTCTTCTCGTTCGAAAACAATGTCCAAGCTCCGGCCGCTCAAGCTGTTACCTCGAGTGGAGATGGACCCAAGGCTGGTGGTCACGACTGGGACGCTCTCTTTGCACCCCTCGATGGCGCCAAAGCTCACACTGGCGAGGAGACCAATGGagcgaaggagaagcagcCTGGTTGGGCTCTCAACAACGACTccggcgaagatgatctgatcCTCCAGCGTCTGACTGGAATGGGTTTCCCGCGCAATGATTCGTTGACCGCGTTAGAAAAGTTTGATTATAACCTTGACAAG GCGGCGGATTACTTGACCTCCTTGACTTGA
- a CDS encoding uncharacterized protein (ID:PFLUO_000655-T1.cds;~source:funannotate): MLAQSPLALGQPQHDLGLKQDDSLGFDMPAHKQTQDLEFRRYLQQADEARSSNRLDEALSMLDEARLMLQRGTGSLDIKTQENEPAAGSRKEPTKVPRRDKLTAHAAKHHNVVKFEPTEINNVRQELACPTQCLLCPRDVQSWDEFYNCLATHSEIDNPPINGETLWPSSKAGQISKLSRHERKANESSDQVPESRSKRPRIDDYSSLKPPPPPKPQPEPAQKCPRCPHIVNKCSQCFREGQCHKCAADQLAVQSPGGHPAPVNQPIAFQGPSYVNPRDLTTPGYFQSQGFGQDMQAGAASFPTDPYTYTGAVFSWPGSQGYRTGTRNARYNSGNLGIGDDPTIMIATVPEPNLPLLYDSRLKGPSVMGPSSVLRRLGKWINPLATKSQSAGLPMELLSSVLPGTWDYLSFVPPQSSPPPLPSTIEGLEPVPECNCPCRAMPRPQYIARTRKALSPDRDVELTFKVAVGDTDTQSRGPGHSHALRTTVQVVVRLLKLRSSVAAESSDKKQMNKVQEGDTDETAEASSLEPSSSRSVTAFSSSKEELEGEWAFTTDLEWLLQKLLDSMNGAGGDTSSKLIPHDADDELKSVYVLIMHVVLFFLNIGHHAGGMLLTE, from the exons ATGTTGGCCCAGTCTCCATTGGCCCTGGGCCAACCCCAGCATGATTTGGGGCTGAAGCAAGATGATTCCCTGGGGTTTGACATGCCTGCCCATAAACAAACGCAGGATCTCGAGTTCAGACGATATCTCCAACAAGCTGATGAGGCTCGGAGTTCGAATCGGCTCGATGAGGCTCTCTCAATGCTTGATGAGGCCCGCTTGATGCTCCAACGTGGGACCGGCTCACTTGATATCAAGACTCAAGAGAACGAGCCGGCAGCAGGATCTCGGAAAGAGCCGACCAAGGTGCCTAG ACGTGACAAGCTCACAGCGCACGCTGCCAAGCACCATAATGTGGTCAAATTCGAGCCCACGGAGATCAACAATGTCCGTCAAGAATTGGCTTGCCCTACCCAATGTCTTCTTTGCCCCAGGGATGTTCAAAGCTGGGATGAGTTCTACAATTGCCTCGCTACCCACTCTGAGATCGATAACCCCCCAATCAACGGGGAGACCTTGTGGCCCAGCTCCAAGGCCGGTCAAATATCCAAACTCTCTCGGCATGAGCGAAAGGCCAATGAATCCAGCGATCAGGTCCCTGAGAGCCGGTCTAAGCGCCCGAGAATAGATGATTATTCCTCCTTGAagcctccaccgccaccaaAGCCACAGCCGGAGCCTGCACAAAAGTGCCCCCGCTGTCCTCATATTGTCAACAAATGCAGTCAGTGTTTCCGGGAAGGCCAATGCCACAAGTGCGCCGCTGATCAGCTTGCGGTGCAGTCCCCTGGTGGACACCCGGCTCCTGTCAATCAACCGATTGCATTCCAAGGCCCTTCATATGTCAACCCGCGTGATTTGACAACGCCTGGATATTTCCAAAGCCAAGGATTTGGCCAAGATATGCAGGCCGGCGCTGCTTCTTTCCCCACAGATCCATACACATATACCGGAGCGGTGTTTTCATGGCCAGGATCGCAGGGCTATAGAACCGGCACCAGGAACGCCCGCTACAACAGTGGTAACTTGGGCATCGGAGACGACCCCACGATCATGATCGCTACAGTACCAGAGCCCAATCTTCCCTTGCTCTATGACAGTCGTCTCAAAGGCCCGTCTGTTATGGGCCCGAGTTCCGTGCTGCGGAGACTCGGCAAATGGATCAATCCTTTAGCCACCAAGTCTCAATCTGCCGGGCTACCCATGGAGCTTCTTTCAAGCGTGCTTCCTGGCACCTGGGACT ATTTGTCCTTCGTCCCACCGCAGAGCAGCCCGCCTCCGCTCCCGAGTACTATCGAAGGCCTCGAGCCTGTTCCGGAGTGCAACTGCCCATGCCGCGCCATGCCTCGTCCGCAGTACATAGCGCGTACCCGCAAAGCATTATCTCCTGACAGAGACGTCGAATTGACATTCAAGGTTGCCGTGGGCGATACAGACACTCAGTCTCGTGGGCCGGGCCACAGCCATGCCCTGCGGACAACAGTTCAGGTAGTAGTGCGGTTGCTTAAGCTCCGCTCGTCCGTGGCCGCCGAGTCTTCAGATAAAAAGCAGATGAACAAGGTCCAAGAAGGCGACACGGACGAGACCGCAGAGGCCTCATCCCTGGaaccctcttcttctcggtctgTCACTGCCTTTTCAAGCTCcaaagaagagctggaaggCGAATGGGCTTTTACTACCGATCTCGAGTGGCTACTCCAGAAGCTGTTGGATTCGATGAATGGTGCGGGGGGTGATACGTCCTCGAAACTGATTCCGCATGACGCCGATGATGAGCTGAAGTCCGTTTATGTGCTTATCATGCATGttgtccttttcttcttgaacatAGGCCACCATGCTGGCGGTATGCTGCTGACTGAATGA
- a CDS encoding uncharacterized protein (ID:PFLUO_000657-T1.cds;~source:funannotate): MARRGRSQKQKRKPKQKQMAKPWFDAVEDQPVSDSALLEAVAEGEIIRPREAIWPDRERHPQPIDFDYDKQFLCALLLSYFYYLEFIYQTRLSTRVKMSETLQELADIPKDFLRDGSQFIRRCTKPDKDEFYKISYAVGCGFLVMGAIGYFVKLIHIPVNQVLVGGA; the protein is encoded by the exons ATGGCTCGTCGTGGTCGTTCTCAAAAGCAGAAGCGCAAgccgaagcagaagcagatggCAAAGCCCTGGTTTGATGCGGTTGAAGATCAGCCGGTCTCGGATTCTGCCCTGCTGGaggcggtggcggagggCGAGATAATCCGTCCCCGAGAGGCCATTTGGCCCGACCGCGAGAGACACCCGCAGCCCATTGACTTCGACTACGACAAGCAGTTCCTTTGTGCCCTCTTGCTCAGCTACTTCTACTACCTCGAGTTTATCTACCAGACTCGTCTCTCAACCCGTGTCAAGATGTCTGAGACTCTCCAGGAGCTGGCTGATATCCCCAAGGATTTCCTGCGCGATGGCTCGCAGTTCATCCGTCGCTGCACCAAGC CCGACAAGGACGAGTTCTACAAGATCTCCTACGCCGTGGGCTGTGGCTTCCTCGTGATG GGCGCGATCGGTTACTTTGTCAAGCTGA TCCACATCCCCGTCAACCAGgttctcgtcggcggcgctTAA